TAAGACCTGCGATCATGTCGGTAGCATAGCAAAATGACCGGGTTTGGCGGCCATCTCCGTAGATCGTAAGGGGCGCGCCGGACAGGGCTTGCACCATGAAGTTTGAGATGACCCGCCCATCGGCCGGGCACATCGCAGGGCCATAAGTGTTAAAGATCCGTGCGACCCGTATCCGAGCCCCCTTTGTCTTATAGTAGTCGTAAAACAGGGTTTCGGCGGCGCGCTTGCCTTCATCGTAACAGGCCCGAGGGCCCATCGTATTCACACAGCCCCTGTAGTCTTCCGATTGAGGGGAAGTTTCGGGATCGCCGTAGACCTCTGAGGTGGACGATTGCAAAATTTTCGCATCACAAGAAACCGCAAGTTCCAGAAGGTTTAGGGCGCCCCACATGTTGCTCTTGAGTGTATGAATGGGATCGATTTGGTACTTTTGTGGTGAGGCTGCGCAGGCAAGATTGTAGATTTCATCGACAGGGCCAATGTCTGGTAGGGGATTGATGATGTCATGCCGCATCAAGATGAAATTGGGATCACTGAGCAAGATCCCAATATTGGACATCCTGCCAGTTTCAAAGTTATCCATGCAAATGACGATATGTTCGTCATGCAAAAGCGTATGGCACAAATGGCTCCCGAGAAAGCCAGCGCCGCCTGCAACCAAAATGCGGCGGCGAGCATCGGTATTTCTAGATGTGCTGGCCCGATCTGAGTGCAATTTGGGTATGTGCAAATTCATAGGATTTCCTCCAGTATCAGACTATTAGCTCGGGCTGCGAAACGAAGGATGTCGATCGAGGCTGCGTCCCAACTGTGCTGGGACGAATGTGTAGCTCGCGACAATTCAGCGCCGACTATGTGTCTGTGATACTAGTTTAAAATCAAAATCTTACCTGTGAAGCTAACAATAGGGTTAGCCTGACCAAGC
This is a stretch of genomic DNA from Sulfitobacter indolifex. It encodes these proteins:
- a CDS encoding UDP-glucuronic acid decarboxylase family protein encodes the protein MNLHIPKLHSDRASTSRNTDARRRILVAGGAGFLGSHLCHTLLHDEHIVICMDNFETGRMSNIGILLSDPNFILMRHDIINPLPDIGPVDEIYNLACAASPQKYQIDPIHTLKSNMWGALNLLELAVSCDAKILQSSTSEVYGDPETSPQSEDYRGCVNTMGPRACYDEGKRAAETLFYDYYKTKGARIRVARIFNTYGPAMCPADGRVISNFMVQALSGAPLTIYGDGRQTRSFCYATDMIAGLMALMAAPDSAVGPYNLGNPEEFTIGALAHSILEILGLPPIIHYLDLPQDDPRQRCPNITKANRDLNWMPCISLAEGLRHTMPYFETELRQMKPALIAE